In Oreochromis aureus strain Israel breed Guangdong linkage group 20, ZZ_aureus, whole genome shotgun sequence, the following are encoded in one genomic region:
- the rnf41 gene encoding E3 ubiquitin-protein ligase NRDP1 produces MGYDVTRFQGEVDEDLLCPICSGVLEEPVQAPHCEHAFCNACITQWFAQQQICPVDRTVVTLAHLRPVPRIMRNMLSKLQISCDNASFGCTATLRLDQLQSHLKDCEHNPKRPVNCEEGCGLEMPKDELPNHNCIKHLRSVVQQQQTKISELEKTVAEHKHQLGEQKRDIQLLKAYMRAIRSANPNLQNLEESIEYNEILEWVNSMQPARVTRWGGMISTPDAVLQAVIKRSLIDSGCPLSIVNDLIENAHERNWPQGLATLETRQMNRRYYENYVAKRIPGKQAVVVMACENQHMGEDMILEPGLVMIFAHGVEEIL; encoded by the exons ATGGGGTACGACGTTACGAGGTTTCAAGGGGAGGTGGATGAAGATCTGTTGTGTCCAATATGTAGTGGAGTGTTAGAAGAACCAGTGCAG GCTCCACACTGTGAACATGCCTTCTGCAATGCCTGTATAACGCAGTGGTTTGCCCAGCAGCAGATTTGTCCTGTTGACCGCACAGTAGTGACGCTGGCTCACCTCCGTCCTGTGCCCCGCATAATGCGCAACATGTTGTCCAAACTTCAGATCAGCTGTGATAATGCGAGCTTTGGTTGCACAGCCACACTGCGGTTGGACCAGCTGCAGTCACATCTCAAGGACTGTGAGCACAACCCCAAAAGGCCTGTCAACTGTGAGGAGGGATGTGG GCTTGAAATGCCCAAAGATGAGTTGCCCAATCATAACTGTATTAAACACTTGCGGAGCGTTGTCCAGCAGCAGCAAACTAAAATTTCAGAGCTGGAAAAAACTGTAGCAGAACATAAACACCAGCTGGGGGAACAA AAACGAGACATTCAGCTGCTAAAAGCCTACATGAGAGCAATTCGCAGTGCAAACCCGAACTTGCAAAACCTTGAGGAGAGCATCGAGTACAATGAGATACTTGA gTGGGTAAACTCCATGCAGCCTGCTAGAGTGACACGCTGGGGTGGCATGATCTCCACTCCTGATGCTGTCCTCCAAGCAGTCATCAAGCGCTCCCTCATTGACAGCGGCTGTCCTCTCTCGATTGTAAACGACCTGATCGAAAACGCCCACGAGCGTAATTGGCCGCAGGGACTGGCCACTCTCGAGACGCGGCAGATGAACAGGCGCTACTATGAGAACTACGTTGCCAAGCGTATCCCTGGCAAGCAGGCAGTGGTGGTGATGGCCTGTGAGAATCAGCATATGGGGGAGGATATGATCCTGGAGCCCGGCCTGGTTATGATCTTTGCGCACGGAGTCGAGGAGATCTTATAA